The genomic window GCGGCATGGTGACGGCCACGGCCGGGGTGAGGCGGTGATTCAGGTGCGGGGCCCAGCTGTACTGCGTTGGCTGTGGGATGAGCGCATTGGTGCGGTAAACATCGTCCATCCAGCCGTGGAAATCATTGGTGCCGCTGCGGTGCAACACGGGGCAGTGAATGAGGGGAGCGTAGCTTTCAAAGCTGAGGGTTTTGCGAAAGACCTCCACGTCTCCCTTCACGGCATCCTGGGGGTTTGCCCTGGCTCCGCCAAAGACATGCGGCTGCCAGCGCCAGCCCTGGCCGCCGACGGCGGGGACGGCTGCCTTCACGCGCGTGTCCGTACCCGCCACATACATGGTGAGGTTTCCGCCCATGGAGTAGCCATGCACGCCGAGGCGGGCGGCATCCACGCCGGGCTGCTGCTCCAGGAAGGTGAGGCCACGGCGGCAGCCGAGTGCCAGAAGATACCAGTTGTTGTTTTTCGGGTGCTCGCGGTCTCCAAAGAACTGCTTGGGACCGGGAATCATGGAGGCGTAGCCCTGCACATTGAGCTGGCTGGGGTCCACGGCGCCCCAGTCGGTGTTGGGATCGCCGGGCTCTGCTTTTTCGCAGGTGTTGAAGGGCGGCTTTCCAGTGCCGCTGCCGCCCCAGTTGACGGAGAGCGCGGCGTATCCGCGGGAGACGAGCAGCTTTACCTCCGCAACGGAGCCGCGCTGGCCGCCGCCGTGGATGTGCATGACAGCGGGGATGCGCCCCTGGGCCTGCTGCGGAAAGCCATGCACGGCGGCCATGAAGGCCTTCCTCCCTTTGAAGGTGCCAATAAGGTAGCGCACATGGCGCAGTACAGCGCCGTCCTCCGTCCACTCGCGGATGACCTCGGTCTCCAGGGGATCTTTGCGCGGATCAAAGTCCGCCCAGAGTTCTGCGACGGACTGCGGGACAGTGGCATCTGCAGCACTTGCTGGTGCCAGCCAAACTGGAAATGCGGCGGCGGCGCTGGAAGCAAGAAAACGACGGCGGCTGGAGGTGGCGTCTGCGGTGTTCATGGTCGGAATAAGTGAGACTGCTGCGAAAAGAATGCGGACGCCCCGGAAACATTCCATGCACATAAGGACGTAATTTTGTATCTGATCCTGCACTCCAAATGCCTTTCGAAACAGTTCGCCACAAGCCGCCTCAGGTGCGCCACCACATCGAAGGTGTGCGCAGCGCCGACCTGCCGGCCTGTGGCCTGGAAGTGTTGATGCACCGTAAGATCAGCCTTAAACGCTGGACCCTCGCAGCGGCAGCGGACGCCTACTGGAGACTCTACCGGCCCCTCAGCGCTGGCGGAGTGATCTGCTTTGACGGCACAGAGCACCCCATGAAGCCGGGGCGTTTGTATCTGATCTCTCCGCACACGCGTTTCGACAGCCGCGCCGAACGCGCCTTCAGCAAGTGGTACATTCACTTCACGCTTCACAGCGCTAGGAACCAGCCCGCGCCTTTTGTTGCTGAGCTGAAAGCAGACACTCGTATGAAAGTTCTGCTTCAGGTGCTCTGCCCGGCCCAAAGCAAAACCGGCAGACGGCAGGCCGAACCCGGCCC from Prosthecobacter vanneervenii includes these protein-coding regions:
- a CDS encoding alpha/beta hydrolase family protein, coding for MNTADATSSRRRFLASSAAAAFPVWLAPASAADATVPQSVAELWADFDPRKDPLETEVIREWTEDGAVLRHVRYLIGTFKGRKAFMAAVHGFPQQAQGRIPAVMHIHGGGQRGSVAEVKLLVSRGYAALSVNWGGSGTGKPPFNTCEKAEPGDPNTDWGAVDPSQLNVQGYASMIPGPKQFFGDREHPKNNNWYLLALGCRRGLTFLEQQPGVDAARLGVHGYSMGGNLTMYVAGTDTRVKAAVPAVGGQGWRWQPHVFGGARANPQDAVKGDVEVFRKTLSFESYAPLIHCPVLHRSGTNDFHGWMDDVYRTNALIPQPTQYSWAPHLNHRLTPAVAVTMPLWFDQHLKGGPPLPETPQSQLVLSPAPALHVRPAAHPWPVARCEIFFSTDDDPRARFWRSAEVSPQPGGAFTAELPLHTRESSLYAFANVYFTLPQPVSLSVLGGYSTPVTEVCISTLLHTRSVEELQKSQVPLAAQPSRLIDDFSHGLRDWYVLNQGNANHQQMWTRKITDPLWRAPEGAKLAITLKMPKTNRMAFVLEENEWRSYRGQRKTYLCRREITGAEAVQTLTLDLKDFTTREGSFPKSWAQIDQLGLCARHTLPGETDTAPAQWTGPAPEFIRVEWV
- a CDS encoding helix-turn-helix domain-containing protein, encoding MPFETVRHKPPQVRHHIEGVRSADLPACGLEVLMHRKISLKRWTLAAAADAYWRLYRPLSAGGVICFDGTEHPMKPGRLYLISPHTRFDSRAERAFSKWYIHFTLHSARNQPAPFVAELKADTRMKVLLQVLCPAQSKTGRRQAEPGPWLMLELLALALEQAAPLMENRPSHDVRLEHVHARMQRELAEKLTLADLSRTSGLSVRHLNSLFVEQTGLPPMRYLTELRLNQCQLLLRQTQLSIDDIAEQCGFANRFYLTRMMSRHRHTTPGAFRRQIAAGR